The Gloeocapsa sp. PCC 73106 DNA segment GCTAATTCCCAACCAATCCGCTTGGATATCTGCTTCTGTCATTCCTAAAGCCAAAGCACGCAGTAAAACGGGCATTTCCCAGCCTGTTTCAATCACTGGACGCACTCGAGCGAAAGCATCCTCAAATTTATCACTAACTGAGAGCTTATCCCAAATCTGCTCATAAGCTCTTTTACTACTTTGGAAATATTCTGCTAAACCATCGCAAAGGACACCATCAAAATCTAAAGCCAGAATCTGGGGTGAAGAGCTCAACATGGGTAATTAATTAGTAAGTTCTGTGTTGTATTCGTTAAAGGAGCGGCGTTTTAACTTTACTGATTCCGAGCGAGGTAATAAGTCAAATACCTTTCTGAGCACATCATCTACCTGTTCATAGGGAATCTGTCCTTGAGCGTTCAAAACTACTTGACCTTTTTGATCAATTACTACGGTTTGGGGTACTACTCCTTGGTAATAGTAGCCCGGTTCGGCAGTAGTGTAATTAGAGTTCATCCCCAGGGAATCTACCGCTACGGGAATAATGCTTGCTGCTTTACCGTAATATTCTTGCAATCGAGATACTACTATTGAGTATTGTTTACAATCGCTGCTATCATCCACGCAAAACACCAGCACCCCAGGGGTTTCTCTTGCTAAAGTTTGAGCTAATGTCAACCGAGAGGGTACTAAAGAACCGTTACCCGCGTAAAGAATATATATATTGCCTTCGTACGTATCGTCGTTGATACCCGCCAGTACAGGGAAGTTACCCAGCGAGCTCAAACAAAAAACTAACAGCAAAATAACTAATAATTGATAGTAACGTTGCCAAACTGCTAAAAAGCTCACTAAACTTCACCTTGCAAACATCAACCATATTCTCTCATATAGTTGACTCAAATGTACAGCAGTAGGTTAATTATCTAGTTGGAGGATGTGGGCTTTTCCTGGTGCGTAGCGCTATATTTGGTATTTTTTGAGATAGTATCAAATCAGTATCAAAGGTGCTCTAATTATTCACATCCTACTACTATGTC contains these protein-coding regions:
- a CDS encoding thylakoid membrane photosystem I accumulation factor, with product MSFLAVWQRYYQLLVILLLVFCLSSLGNFPVLAGINDDTYEGNIYILYAGNGSLVPSRLTLAQTLARETPGVLVFCVDDSSDCKQYSIVVSRLQEYYGKAASIIPVAVDSLGMNSNYTTAEPGYYYQGVVPQTVVIDQKGQVVLNAQGQIPYEQVDDVLRKVFDLLPRSESVKLKRRSFNEYNTELTN